Within the Ochrobactrum sp. Marseille-Q0166 genome, the region ATGATAAAGGCGAACAGATAGAAGAACGCTGCCGCAATACCTGTCAGCATGGGGATCCCCCAACACCTTTCCGTGGATAAAGCCTGATTGCTTCATCCGCTTTAGTCTTTGTTTGCCGCGAATAATCGCGAAACTTAAATTCCAGCAACAAGACGGGCCGCCCCTTCCTGTTGCCGTTTTTCCAACCGGATGCCGAAACAAAGTTCCGGCAAAACCAATCAGCGATATGGCGCATCCATCGCGATGTTGCGCGCAATTTCGCGTTCCCAGCGATCACCATTGGCAAGGAGTTTGTCCTTGTCATAATAAAGCTCTTCGCGGGTTTCGGTCGCAAACTCAAAGTTCGGACCTTCAACAATTGCATCCACCGGGCAGGCTTCCTGACAGAAACCGCAATAGATGCACTTCACCATATCGATGTCATAGCGAACCGTACGGCGCGTACCGTCATTGCGGCGAGGACCAGCTTCAATGGTGATAGCCTGCGCCGGGCAGATCGCTTCGCAAAGCTTGCAGGCAATGCAGCGTTCTTCGCCATTGGGATAACGGCGCAGCGCATGTTCTCCACGAAAACGTGGGCTGATAGGACCCTTTTCATGCGGATAATTCAAAGTCGCCTTTGGCGCAAAGAACTGACGCATGGAGAGAAAGAAAGCACCGACGAATTCCTTGAGAAGGAGGGATTTCGCGGCTTGTGCGAATGAAGCCATTTGTCTTTCTCCTTACACCAGATCGAAGACTTTGATGACGGTCGCGGTCAGAACAACCATACCGAGCGAAATCGGCAGGAACACTTTCCAACCCAGACGCATCAGCTGGTCATAACGGTAACGCGGTACGAAAGCCTTCACCATCGCGAACATGAAGAAGCAGAAGCAGAGCTTGAGCATGAACCAGATGATGCCCGGCACCCAGTTGAGGAACCATACGTCAACCGGAGGCAACCAGCCGCCAAGGAAAAGTGTGGTCATCAGGGCGCACATCAGCGTGATCGCCACATACTCGCCGAGGAAGAACAGAAGGAACGGCGTGGACGAATATTCGATCATGTGACCGGCCACGAGTTCAGATTCAGCTTCGACCAGATCGAATGGCGGACGGTTCGTTTCAGCAAGAGCCGAAATGAAGAAGATCACGAACATCGGGAAAAGCACCAGCCAGTTCCAGTCGAGGAACGAAGCAGGCAGACCGAGCGATGTACCGAGACCCGTATTCTGCGACAGCACGATATCGGTCAGGTTGAGCGAACCAACTGTCAGAAGAACCGTGACAATCACGAAACCGATCGACACTTCGTAAGAGACCATCTGTGCTGCCGAACGAAGTGCACCGAGGAATGGATACTTCGAGTTCGAGGCCCAGCCACCCATGATCACGCCGTAAACTTCAAGCGAAGAAATAGCGAAGATATAAAGAATGCCGACATTGATGTTAGCAATCGCCCAGCCTTCATTGACCGGGATAACTGCCCAGGTTGCCATTGCCAGAACCGCCGAAACAAACGGGGCAAGAAGGAACACACCCTTGTTTGCACCCGAAGGAATGATCGGTTCCTTGAAGACGAACTTCAAAAGATCAGCGAAAGCCTGAAACAGACCCCATGGACCAACAACGTTTGGTCCGCGGCGAAGCTGTACGGCTGCCCAGATCTTGCGATCCGCATAAAGCAGGTAAGCCACGACGATCAGCAATACGACAAGCAGAACGACCGACTTCAGCGCTATGATCAGCGCGGGCAAGACGTAAGCTGCAAAAATTCCGTCCATTATTCCGTCTCTCTCTCGCTTACTCAGCTGCCTGTTGGAAGCTGCCGGCCGCAAGCGCCGAGCACTCGGCCATAACGGCGGAAGCACGCGCGATTGGGTTCGTCAAATAGAAATCCTTGACCGGCGAAACGAACGCTGCGCCGCCAGAAAGGTTAGTTGCTTTTGCTGCCAGTGCGGCCAGATCGTCTGTATCGCCAAGCGCAATCGTATCGATCGCCATCATATGCGGATAGTCCGCATAGAGCTTGGCGCGAAGCTGTGCGAGGCTGTCAAATGGCAGGCGTTTGGCCAGAGCGTCGGAAAGAGCGCGCAGAATTGCCCAGTCTTCCTTCGCCTCGCCCGGTGCGAAACCAGCACGGTTGCCGAGCTGTACGCGGCCTTCAGTGTTGAGCCATGTACCCGACTTTTCGGTATAGGCTGCACCCGGAAGGATGACGTCGGCAGCATGTGCACCGGCATCGCCATGCGTACCGATATAAACAACAAAGCTCGAACCCTTGGCCGTCATGTCGAGTTCGTCTGCGCCAAGCAGGAACACAACATCAAGCTTGCCCAACATATCGCGAGCAGCCACGCCACCCTCACCCGGAACGATACCGAGATCGAGAGCACCGACACGGGAGGCAGCGGTATGGAGAACCGAGAATCCGTTCCATTCACCATTGACTGCACCAACATCCTGAGCAAGCTTTGCAGCGGATGCGAGAACTGCTGCACCGTTTTCACCGGTCAAAGCGCCCTGACCCAGAATGATCAGTGGTCGTTCGGCCTTTGCCAACACGTCGCGGAACGCATTTTTGCCAGCAGCAACGGCAGCCAATGTGTCTGCACCTGCGCCCAGATATTCGTAATCGTAACGCAGTTCAGCCTGTTCGCCGATCAGAGCAATCGGGAAATGGCCCATGCGCTGACGCTTGCGAATACGCGCGTTCAGAACAGCGGCTTCAACGCGTGGGTTGGAACCGATGATCAGAAGAGCATCAGCATTTTCAATGCCTTCGATCGTTGTGTTAAAGAGATAGCTTGAACGACCCAAAGCTGGATCGAGTGCTGCACCATCCTGGCGGCTATCGATATTCTTCGAGCCGAGCGATGCAACGAGGCTTTTCAGGGCATAGAGTTCTTCAACCGAAGCCAGATCGCCAGCGACTGCGCCGATCTTGTCAGCGGAAGTAGCGGAAACCTTGGCAGCGATTGCTGCGAAAGCTTCTGGCCACGAAGCTGCAACCAGACGACCATCCCTCCGAACATATGGGCGATCAAGGCGCTGGGTGCGCAGACCATCCCAGATGAAGCGGGTCTTGTCTGAAATCCACTCTTCGTTCACCGCTTCATTCACACGCGGCATGATGCGCATCACTTCGCGGCCGCGGGTATCAACGCGAATGTTCGAACCGACAGCATCCATCACGTCGATAGTTTCGGTCTTGTTCAATTCCCACGGACGAGCCTGGAATTCGTATGGACGCGAGGTCAGAGCACCAACCGGACAAAGGTCGATAACATTGCCCTGAAGTTCCGAGGTCATTGCCCGTTCAAGATAAGTGGTGATTTCAGCATCTTCACCGCGACCGATCAAGCCGAGTTCAGAAATCCCAGCCACTTCAGTCGTGAAACGGACGCAGCGCGTGCAGTGAATGCAGCGAGTCATCACCGTCTTGACGAGTGGACCAATATACTTGTTCTCAACGGCACGTTTGTTTTCGCGATAGCGTGAACCATCGGTTCCGAATGCCATTGCCTGATCCTGCAAATCGCATTCACCTGCCTGATCGCAGATCGGGCAATCGAGCGGATGGTTGATGAGCAGGAATTCCATCACGCCCTCGCGGGCCTTCTTGACCATTGGCGTGTTGGTGAAAATTTCAGGTGCTTCGCCATTCGGGCCCGGACGCAGATCGCGAACGCCCATAGCGCAGGATGCTGCCGGCTTTGGCGGTCCACCCTTCACTTCAACAAGGCACATGCGGCAGTTTCCGGCGATGGAAAGCCGTTCGTGGAAACAAAAACGCGGGACTTCAGCCCCCGCGGCTTCGGCAGCCTGAAGGAGCGTATAGTGATCGGGTACTTCGATCTCTGTGCCGTCAACCTTAATATTTGCCATCGCTTATCCAAACCTGCGGCTCTTACCGCATCTTCCAGATGTCAAACTCTAAAGTCCGCCCTTCCCGGGCGGACATACAACGTATTCTTCCGCTTACTCAGCCGCTTCAAGGCGGATGTTGCGGCTCTGAACAGCGTTGCGTGTATAATCGTCAATGCGCTTTTCAATTTCCGGACGGAAATTGCGGATCAGCCCCTGAATAGGCCATGCTGCAGCATCACCAAGCGCACAGATCGTATGACCTTCAATCTGCTTGGTTACGTCGAGAAGCATGTCAATTTCGCGCTTTTGCGCGTTACCCTTGACCATGCGTTCCATGACGCGCCACATCCAGCCCGTACCTTCACGGCATGGCGTGCACTGACCGCAGCTTTCATGTTTGAAGAAAGCTGAAAGTCGGGCAATCGCCTTGATGACGTCTGTGGATTTGTCCATGACGATCACGCCGCCGGTGCCGAACGAAGATTTCTTTTCGCGCATACCGTCGAAGTCCATGATGGCGTCCATCATGTCTTCACCCTTGACAATCGGGCAGGAAGCGCCGCCGGGAATGACACCCAGCAGATTGTCCCAGCCACCACGGATACCGCCAGCGTGCTTTTCAATCAGCTCGCGGAAGGTGATGCCGAGGCTTTCTTCAACAGTACAAGGCGTGTTCACATGTCCCGAAATCTGGAACAGCTTGGTGCCGACATTGTTCGGACGGCCAATTGACGAGAACCATGCACCACCGCGACGCAAAATAGTCGGGGCGACAGCAATCGACTCAACGTTGTTAACGGTCGTCGGGCAGCCATAAAGACCCATATTCGCAGGGAACGGAGGCTTCAGGCGTGGCTGCCCCTTCTTGCCTTCGAGGCTTTCAAGCAGAGCGGTTTCTTCGCCACAGATATAAGCGCCAGCGCCGTGATGAAGGAAAATATCCATATCCCAGCCGCACTTGTTGTTCTTGCCCAGAAGGCCCGCGTCATAGCACTCATCGATCGCTGCCTGAAGCGCCTCACGCTCACGCATGAATTCGCCACGCAGATAGATGTAAGCGGTATGGGCGCTCATGGCACAACCGGCGATCACGCAGCCTTCAATCAGCGTATGCGGATCGTGGCGCAGAATTTCGCGGTCCTTACAGGTGCCCGGTTCGGATTCATCGGCATTCACGACGAGGTAATGCGGACGATCCGTCACTTCCTTCGGCATGAACGACCATTTGAGGCCAGTGGGGAAGCCAGCGCCACCGCGTCCACGAAGGTTGGAAGCCTTCATTTCATTGATGATCCAGTCACGGCCCTTCTCAATGAAGCCCTTGGTATTATCCCAATGGCCGCGTGACATGGCGCCCTTGAGCGACATATCCTTGAAACCATAGATATTGGTGAAGATGCGATCTTTATCAGCCAGCATGTCTCACCTGCTTCCGTCTTTGGTTGCGGCTTCAGCTTCAGCCTTTGCCTTCGCTTCGGCTTCCGCCTTGGCTTTGGCAACTGCAGCATCTGATGCCTTACGGGTTTCCAGACCAACTTTTTTGTAATCCAGATCTTCGGTCAGAGCCGTCAGTCCGCCCTTTGGTTCAGACGTGATACGACCATCCTGTGGACCCGGCTTAACCGTGTCGCCCTTGCCCGCTTCAAATGCATCGATGATTTCAGCAAGGCGTTCCGGCGTCAGGTCTTCATAGGCATCCTTGAAGATCATGACCATCGGCGCATTGACGCAAGCGCCCTGACATTCAACTTCTTCCCACGACAGCGTGCCCTCGGCATTGAGCTCGAAAGGATCGTGATGAATCTTATGACGGCAGACATCCATCAGGGCTTCCGAACCACGCAACATGCATGGCGTAGTGCCACAAACCTGAATGTGCGCGCGCGTGCCAACAGGCTTCAACTGAAACTGCGTATAGAAGGTCGCTACTTCGAGAACGCGGATCAGCGGCATGTCGAGCATGTGAGCTACATGTTCGATAGCAGCCTTCGTGACCCAACCTTCCTGCTCCTGCGCACGCATGAGCAGCGGAATAACAGCCGACTGCTGACGGCCTTCAGGATATTTTGCGATCGTCTTGTGCGCCCAAGCCTGGTTTTCCGCGTTGAAAGCGAAACCAGCCGGCTGGACGGCATCATCTGCGAGACGGCGAACGGACATCAGCGGTCAACCTCACCAAACACGATATCGAGCGAGCCAAGGATTGCCGACACGTCAGCCAACATATGGCCGCGGCACAGGAAATCCATAGCCTGAAGATGGGCAAAGCCCGGTGCACGCAGCTTGCAGCGGTAAGGCTTGTTGGAGCCATCCGATACGAGGAAGACGCCAAATTCACCCTTTGGTGCTTCAACGGCTGCGTAAACTTCACCGGCAGGCACGTGGTAGCCTTCCGTGTAAAGCTTGAAGTGATGAATGAGCGCTTCCATAGAGCGCTTCATCTCGCCGCGCTTCGGCGGCACGATCTTGTTGTCGGTGTTCGAAACAGGACCGACGCGTTCCTTGCCGAGCAGAAGATCGACGCACTGGCGCATAATGCGGGCCGACTGGCGCATTTCTTCCATACGGATCAGGTAACGGTCATAACAGTCACCGTTCTTGCCGATCGGAATATCAAATTCCATCTCGTTATAGCATTCATAAGGCTGCGACTTACGCAGATCCCATGCTGCACCAGAACCGCGA harbors:
- the nuoE gene encoding NADH-quinone oxidoreductase subunit NuoE, which translates into the protein MSVRRLADDAVQPAGFAFNAENQAWAHKTIAKYPEGRQQSAVIPLLMRAQEQEGWVTKAAIEHVAHMLDMPLIRVLEVATFYTQFQLKPVGTRAHIQVCGTTPCMLRGSEALMDVCRHKIHHDPFELNAEGTLSWEEVECQGACVNAPMVMIFKDAYEDLTPERLAEIIDAFEAGKGDTVKPGPQDGRITSEPKGGLTALTEDLDYKKVGLETRKASDAAVAKAKAEAEAKAKAEAEAATKDGSR
- the nuoI gene encoding NADH-quinone oxidoreductase subunit NuoI — protein: MASFAQAAKSLLLKEFVGAFFLSMRQFFAPKATLNYPHEKGPISPRFRGEHALRRYPNGEERCIACKLCEAICPAQAITIEAGPRRNDGTRRTVRYDIDMVKCIYCGFCQEACPVDAIVEGPNFEFATETREELYYDKDKLLANGDRWEREIARNIAMDAPYR
- the nuoG gene encoding NADH-quinone oxidoreductase subunit NuoG, which translates into the protein MANIKVDGTEIEVPDHYTLLQAAEAAGAEVPRFCFHERLSIAGNCRMCLVEVKGGPPKPAASCAMGVRDLRPGPNGEAPEIFTNTPMVKKAREGVMEFLLINHPLDCPICDQAGECDLQDQAMAFGTDGSRYRENKRAVENKYIGPLVKTVMTRCIHCTRCVRFTTEVAGISELGLIGRGEDAEITTYLERAMTSELQGNVIDLCPVGALTSRPYEFQARPWELNKTETIDVMDAVGSNIRVDTRGREVMRIMPRVNEAVNEEWISDKTRFIWDGLRTQRLDRPYVRRDGRLVAASWPEAFAAIAAKVSATSADKIGAVAGDLASVEELYALKSLVASLGSKNIDSRQDGAALDPALGRSSYLFNTTIEGIENADALLIIGSNPRVEAAVLNARIRKRQRMGHFPIALIGEQAELRYDYEYLGAGADTLAAVAAGKNAFRDVLAKAERPLIILGQGALTGENGAAVLASAAKLAQDVGAVNGEWNGFSVLHTAASRVGALDLGIVPGEGGVAARDMLGKLDVVFLLGADELDMTAKGSSFVVYIGTHGDAGAHAADVILPGAAYTEKSGTWLNTEGRVQLGNRAGFAPGEAKEDWAILRALSDALAKRLPFDSLAQLRAKLYADYPHMMAIDTIALGDTDDLAALAAKATNLSGGAAFVSPVKDFYLTNPIARASAVMAECSALAAGSFQQAAE
- the nuoF gene encoding NADH-quinone oxidoreductase subunit NuoF, whose protein sequence is MLADKDRIFTNIYGFKDMSLKGAMSRGHWDNTKGFIEKGRDWIINEMKASNLRGRGGAGFPTGLKWSFMPKEVTDRPHYLVVNADESEPGTCKDREILRHDPHTLIEGCVIAGCAMSAHTAYIYLRGEFMREREALQAAIDECYDAGLLGKNNKCGWDMDIFLHHGAGAYICGEETALLESLEGKKGQPRLKPPFPANMGLYGCPTTVNNVESIAVAPTILRRGGAWFSSIGRPNNVGTKLFQISGHVNTPCTVEESLGITFRELIEKHAGGIRGGWDNLLGVIPGGASCPIVKGEDMMDAIMDFDGMREKKSSFGTGGVIVMDKSTDVIKAIARLSAFFKHESCGQCTPCREGTGWMWRVMERMVKGNAQKREIDMLLDVTKQIEGHTICALGDAAAWPIQGLIRNFRPEIEKRIDDYTRNAVQSRNIRLEAAE
- the nuoH gene encoding NADH-quinone oxidoreductase subunit NuoH yields the protein MDGIFAAYVLPALIIALKSVVLLVVLLIVVAYLLYADRKIWAAVQLRRGPNVVGPWGLFQAFADLLKFVFKEPIIPSGANKGVFLLAPFVSAVLAMATWAVIPVNEGWAIANINVGILYIFAISSLEVYGVIMGGWASNSKYPFLGALRSAAQMVSYEVSIGFVIVTVLLTVGSLNLTDIVLSQNTGLGTSLGLPASFLDWNWLVLFPMFVIFFISALAETNRPPFDLVEAESELVAGHMIEYSSTPFLLFFLGEYVAITLMCALMTTLFLGGWLPPVDVWFLNWVPGIIWFMLKLCFCFFMFAMVKAFVPRYRYDQLMRLGWKVFLPISLGMVVLTATVIKVFDLV